Proteins from a genomic interval of Parafrankia discariae:
- a CDS encoding DUF4037 domain-containing protein, which produces MTTAQAFFVDRIGVDPADGMKLTDWLLAPTQILASLTGGVVLHDPLDLLTTRRRALAWYPDDIWRYVLAAGWLRVSQEEPCVGRTGGRGDDLGSRMLVARVARDLVRIGFLLERRWAPYGKWLTAAFAQLTLADQIGEHLHHALRATRWREREAALCAAASHLAAATNRLGLAEPVDPAPRRFHSRDIHVLGGERLTRALTDAISDPPLLTLLTRLGHRPDGPLGHLPGAIDQATDSVEILTQPIRRRDYAPALGLRA; this is translated from the coding sequence GTGACCACCGCGCAGGCGTTCTTCGTCGACCGGATCGGCGTCGACCCCGCCGACGGGATGAAACTGACGGACTGGCTACTGGCCCCGACCCAGATCCTGGCCAGCCTCACCGGCGGCGTGGTCCTGCACGACCCGCTCGATCTGCTCACCACGCGGCGTCGGGCGCTGGCGTGGTACCCCGACGACATCTGGCGCTATGTCCTGGCCGCCGGCTGGCTGCGGGTCAGCCAGGAGGAACCATGCGTCGGCCGCACCGGTGGTCGCGGCGACGACCTCGGCTCGCGGATGCTCGTGGCCCGCGTGGCCCGTGACCTCGTTCGGATCGGATTCCTCCTCGAACGCCGCTGGGCTCCCTACGGCAAATGGCTGACCGCCGCGTTCGCGCAGCTGACCCTCGCCGACCAGATCGGTGAGCACCTGCACCACGCGCTGCGCGCGACGCGGTGGCGGGAACGCGAAGCGGCACTGTGTGCCGCGGCCAGTCATCTCGCCGCCGCCACGAACCGGCTTGGTCTGGCCGAGCCCGTCGACCCCGCGCCGCGCCGCTTTCACTCCCGAGACATCCACGTACTCGGCGGCGAACGCCTCACCCGTGCGCTGACCGATGCAATCAGCGATCCGCCGCTGCTAACCCTCCTCACCCGGCTCGGACACCGACCCGACGGCCCGCTCGGCCATCTCCCCGGCGCGATCGACCAGGCCACCGACAGCGTCGAGATCCTCACCCAACCAATCCGTCGCCGCGACTATGCGCCAGCGCTTGGGCTCCGGGCCTGA
- a CDS encoding site-specific integrase, translating into MARPAMDLGTGGKIFFSTTTKGVRARCFYRDHDGVRREVERSGTSKAAAEQALRRALRDRVRVAIGDGDITGDTAVKVLGEAWFVAMSKRDLSPNTISAYRGTLDRHVYPALGEVKVRQLTVGLVDRFLAAVTDKSGPGTAKMARAVLSGMCAMAARVDALDRNLVRDAGPISRSTPKPAPRSLSLSQLRQLRALLTYDERARRRDIPDLVDALMATGARIGEICGLAWDAVNLDTGTIEIRSTVVRVPGQGLINKPRPKSKAGFRLLLLPGWAVAMLRARQTRQDPSDVVFPAPKGGLRDPSNTQADIRDAVADAGFPGLTSHLFGRKSVATLLDEDGHSPRQIADVLGHQNPSLTLSTYLGRKVSNPGAAETLTALAF; encoded by the coding sequence ATGGCGCGTCCGGCGATGGACCTCGGCACTGGCGGAAAAATCTTCTTCAGCACGACCACGAAGGGCGTCCGTGCGCGCTGCTTCTATCGCGATCATGACGGCGTCCGTCGTGAGGTGGAACGTAGCGGCACCTCCAAAGCCGCCGCGGAACAGGCGTTGCGGCGTGCTCTGCGTGACCGGGTACGGGTCGCGATCGGGGACGGCGACATCACCGGAGACACCGCGGTGAAGGTCCTCGGAGAGGCGTGGTTCGTCGCGATGAGCAAGCGGGACCTGTCCCCCAACACGATCTCGGCCTACCGGGGGACGCTGGACCGGCACGTGTATCCGGCCCTCGGGGAAGTGAAGGTCCGTCAGCTCACCGTCGGTCTCGTGGACCGGTTCCTGGCAGCAGTGACGGACAAGAGCGGCCCCGGCACGGCAAAGATGGCCCGCGCGGTGCTCTCGGGGATGTGCGCCATGGCGGCCCGTGTGGACGCGTTGGACCGCAACCTGGTCCGCGACGCAGGCCCAATCTCCCGGAGCACACCGAAGCCAGCACCGCGGTCCCTGAGCCTCTCTCAGCTCCGCCAGTTGCGGGCCCTGCTGACCTATGACGAGCGCGCCCGACGCCGCGATATCCCGGACCTGGTCGACGCACTGATGGCCACCGGGGCGCGCATCGGGGAGATCTGCGGCCTGGCCTGGGACGCGGTCAACCTTGACACCGGGACCATCGAAATCCGTTCCACCGTCGTCCGTGTACCAGGACAGGGTCTGATCAACAAGCCCCGCCCGAAGTCCAAGGCAGGATTCCGCCTGCTGTTGCTGCCCGGATGGGCAGTTGCGATGTTGCGCGCCCGGCAAACGAGACAGGACCCGTCAGACGTGGTCTTCCCTGCCCCGAAGGGGGGCCTACGCGACCCCAGCAACACGCAGGCAGACATCCGAGACGCCGTTGCAGACGCCGGATTCCCCGGGTTGACCTCCCACCTGTTCGGCCGCAAGTCGGTCGCCACCCTACTCGACGAGGACGGACACTCCCCGCGCCAGATCGCCGATGTCCTAGGCCACCAGAACCCGTCGCTGACGTTGAGCACCTACCTCGGTAGGAAGGTGTCAAATCCGGGGGCGGCGGAGACTCTCACAGCATTGGCATTCTGA